A genomic stretch from Natronomonas gomsonensis includes:
- a CDS encoding DASH family cryptochrome: MDTAVVWFRDDLRVTDNPTLSDAVSTADQVVPVYTFDPQWRGQTRYGPPKMAPHRGRFRQEAVADLRASLRDRGGELVVRKGSAETVVPEFAEAVGAAAVYAQTKPATEERAVEEAVGKALAERDIDLERRWTHTLHHPDSLPTPPENIDDTFTPWRQSIEETIEPDPPRAAPDSVSVPESVDPGALPGLDDLGIEHPTDDGRAVLRFEGGETAGKRRVESYLWEGDHLREYKETRNGLLGANYSSKFSPWLAAGCLSPRWIHREVQRYEDERVENEDTYWLVFELLWRDFFQFQFRKHGARFFTPGGIRGVDTDWRHDRSAFRQWADGRTGVPFVDANMRELNRTGYMSNRGRQNVASFLVDALGIDWRWGAAYFESRLVDYDVASNWGNWAYQAGVGNDSRDDHFDVLSQGEYYDADATYIGTWLPELASLPSEYAHRPWRLSPEEQADFGVELGIDYPQPMLDIEARYRELE; encoded by the coding sequence ATGGACACCGCCGTCGTTTGGTTCCGCGACGACCTCCGTGTGACCGACAACCCGACGCTTTCCGACGCCGTCTCGACCGCCGACCAGGTGGTGCCCGTCTACACGTTCGACCCCCAATGGCGCGGCCAGACGCGATACGGGCCACCGAAGATGGCACCCCATCGCGGTCGCTTTCGTCAGGAAGCGGTCGCCGATTTGCGGGCCTCGCTTCGTGACCGCGGCGGCGAGTTAGTTGTCCGAAAGGGGTCGGCGGAGACGGTCGTCCCCGAGTTCGCCGAGGCGGTGGGGGCGGCGGCCGTCTACGCACAGACGAAGCCGGCGACCGAGGAGCGAGCAGTCGAGGAAGCCGTCGGAAAAGCCCTCGCAGAGCGAGACATCGACCTCGAACGACGGTGGACCCACACCTTGCACCATCCCGACTCGTTGCCGACGCCACCGGAGAACATCGACGACACGTTCACGCCATGGCGGCAGTCAATCGAGGAGACCATCGAACCGGACCCCCCGCGGGCGGCCCCCGATTCGGTTTCCGTCCCCGAGAGCGTCGACCCGGGTGCCCTACCGGGACTGGACGACCTCGGAATCGAACACCCGACCGACGACGGCCGAGCAGTGTTGCGGTTCGAGGGCGGCGAGACGGCCGGGAAACGGCGCGTCGAATCGTACCTCTGGGAGGGCGACCACCTCCGGGAGTACAAGGAGACCCGAAACGGCCTGCTGGGGGCGAACTACTCCTCGAAGTTCTCGCCGTGGCTTGCGGCAGGGTGTCTCTCGCCGCGGTGGATTCACCGCGAAGTCCAACGCTACGAGGACGAACGCGTCGAAAACGAGGACACCTACTGGCTCGTCTTCGAGTTGCTGTGGCGAGACTTCTTTCAGTTCCAGTTCCGGAAACACGGCGCCCGGTTCTTCACTCCGGGTGGGATTCGCGGCGTCGACACCGACTGGCGCCACGACCGCTCAGCCTTTCGACAGTGGGCCGACGGCCGGACGGGTGTCCCCTTCGTCGACGCGAACATGCGGGAGTTGAACCGGACCGGCTACATGTCGAACCGTGGCCGACAGAACGTCGCGTCGTTTCTCGTCGACGCCCTCGGCATCGACTGGCGGTGGGGGGCAGCGTACTTCGAGTCACGACTGGTCGACTACGACGTGGCCTCCAACTGGGGAAACTGGGCGTATCAAGCCGGCGTCGGGAACGACTCGCGGGACGACCACTTCGACGTGCTCTCACAGGGAGAGTACTACGATGCCGACGCCACCTACATCGGGACGTGGCTTCCGGAGTTGGCGTCGCTCCCGTCGGAGTACGCACATCGTCCGTGGCGGCTCTCTCCGGAAGAACAGGCCGACTTCGGCGTCGAGTTGGGCATCGATTATCCCCAACCCATGCTCGATATAGAGGCCCGATATCGGGAGTTAGAATGA
- a CDS encoding acyl-CoA dehydrogenase family protein yields MALGESELHDLIRESVRGIADDFGREYWQQHIDDKEFPEEYWQALADDGWLGVTIPEEYGGEGLGMLEMSIIIEELSRGGGQGGIIFVLTPVFGGIGIQRHGNEQQKEEYLPKIADGDMKFCMALTEPEAGTNTLNISTHAEKTDGEFSVNGQKTFISGVENADTMLLVARTSEFDKSNPTHGVTLFLVDDPAERDGISLSELDTTVPWFERQYQVQFDDLRVTEDDILGTEDGGLYLLWDTLNTERLGGAASALGGGLRAVDLAVEYTQDREVFGQPIGAHQGIQHPIAESYAKLMAAREILYKGAKKWDDDEDCGLEANVAKLLTSRAGTEAADRAIQAHGGNGFTREYEVYDIWQNLRLTQTAPVSNEMVLNFIGEHQLGMPRSY; encoded by the coding sequence ATGGCACTCGGAGAATCCGAACTCCACGACCTGATTCGAGAGTCGGTCCGCGGCATCGCAGACGACTTCGGCCGGGAGTACTGGCAACAGCACATCGACGACAAGGAGTTCCCCGAGGAGTACTGGCAGGCGCTGGCAGACGACGGCTGGCTCGGAGTCACCATCCCCGAAGAGTACGGCGGCGAGGGACTCGGGATGTTGGAGATGTCCATCATCATCGAGGAGTTGTCCCGGGGCGGCGGACAGGGCGGAATCATCTTCGTTCTCACGCCCGTCTTCGGCGGCATCGGTATCCAGCGGCACGGGAACGAACAGCAGAAGGAGGAGTACCTCCCGAAAATCGCCGACGGGGACATGAAGTTCTGCATGGCGCTGACCGAACCCGAAGCGGGGACGAACACGCTCAACATCTCGACGCACGCAGAGAAGACCGACGGCGAGTTCAGCGTCAACGGACAGAAGACGTTCATCAGCGGCGTCGAGAACGCCGACACGATGTTGCTGGTCGCCCGAACCTCCGAGTTCGACAAATCCAATCCGACTCACGGTGTGACGCTGTTTCTCGTCGACGACCCCGCCGAACGCGATGGCATCTCTCTGTCGGAACTCGACACAACCGTCCCGTGGTTCGAACGGCAGTATCAGGTGCAGTTCGACGACCTCCGTGTGACCGAAGACGACATCCTCGGCACGGAAGACGGTGGCCTCTATCTGCTGTGGGACACCCTCAACACCGAACGTCTCGGCGGCGCGGCGTCGGCACTCGGCGGCGGCCTCCGAGCGGTCGACCTCGCCGTCGAGTACACACAGGACCGGGAGGTGTTCGGCCAACCTATTGGCGCCCACCAGGGCATCCAACACCCCATCGCCGAATCCTACGCGAAACTGATGGCGGCCCGCGAAATCCTCTACAAGGGCGCCAAGAAGTGGGACGACGACGAGGACTGCGGACTCGAGGCCAACGTCGCCAAACTGCTCACCTCCCGGGCCGGCACGGAGGCCGCCGACCGCGCCATCCAGGCCCACGGCGGCAACGGCTTCACCCGGGAGTACGAAGTCTACGACATCTGGCAGAACCTCCGCCTCACCCAGACCGCACCGGTCTCCAACGAGATGGTGTTGAACTTCATCGGCGAACACCAACTCGGGATGCCGCGCAGTTACTGA
- a CDS encoding acyl-CoA carboxylase subunit beta has translation MEIKIDNDTDEEIAQAIATAVSEHLGRGVELVGDDGTLAEAGENWSEEGAVVTEREEAIREDIENILSGGPERGFDKIDDLGKVFVRDRLDMIFDEIEYEDGSFARFGDDDELPADGLITGIGTIDGRKVAFTANDYTVKAGSLGQMGVEKVIRIQERALDLGIPMLRLVDSTGARLNAEEREPGDTHMDRYRGGKMFYNQCRMSGEIPQIGVLYGPDVAGSAYTPVFCDYLIMVEDIAGMAIASPRIVEAMTGEKTDMQQLGGPQVHAEHSGSADLVVPDEETAAERARDILRFLPQNYSESPPEETPKPPKKNPYSLDDIIPEEPNKAYDVMEVIDRVVDRDSFVEMKPDFAPELVTGLGRIDGQVVGIVANQPDHISGAIFPDSADKGAGFVWTCDAYNIPLVYLCDTPGFMIGSQVEKEGVLRRGRKFIYATSNAQVPKFCVITRKAYGAGIYAMAGPSFGPDATLALPSAEISVMGPDAAVHALFGGQIEDMDGDAKDAFIESAKQEFDKYIDIKKQAGKMQVDELIPAGDLREQLEVRLDTYKTKQRDDRPRHHGTVFF, from the coding sequence ATGGAAATCAAAATCGACAACGACACCGACGAAGAAATCGCACAGGCAATCGCAACGGCAGTCTCCGAACATCTGGGACGCGGCGTCGAGTTGGTCGGCGACGACGGAACCCTCGCCGAAGCCGGCGAAAACTGGAGCGAGGAGGGCGCCGTCGTCACAGAGCGCGAGGAGGCCATCCGGGAGGACATCGAGAACATCCTGTCCGGCGGCCCCGAACGCGGCTTCGACAAAATCGATGACCTCGGCAAGGTGTTCGTCCGTGACCGCCTCGACATGATTTTCGACGAAATCGAGTACGAGGACGGTTCCTTCGCCCGCTTCGGCGATGACGACGAACTCCCGGCAGACGGCCTCATCACCGGCATCGGTACCATCGACGGCCGAAAGGTGGCCTTCACCGCCAACGACTACACCGTCAAAGCCGGTTCGCTGGGACAGATGGGCGTCGAGAAGGTCATCCGGATTCAGGAGCGCGCGCTGGACCTCGGTATCCCGATGCTGCGACTCGTCGACTCCACGGGCGCACGCCTCAACGCCGAAGAGCGAGAGCCCGGCGACACTCACATGGACCGCTATCGCGGCGGCAAGATGTTCTACAACCAGTGTCGGATGTCCGGCGAAATCCCACAAATCGGCGTCCTCTACGGCCCCGACGTGGCCGGTTCCGCCTACACGCCGGTCTTCTGTGATTACCTCATCATGGTCGAGGACATCGCCGGCATGGCCATCGCCTCGCCGCGCATCGTCGAGGCGATGACCGGCGAGAAAACCGACATGCAGCAGTTGGGCGGCCCACAAGTCCATGCCGAACACTCCGGCAGCGCCGATCTCGTCGTGCCCGACGAGGAGACCGCCGCCGAGAGGGCTCGGGATATCCTCCGATTCCTCCCGCAGAACTACTCGGAGTCGCCGCCCGAAGAGACGCCGAAACCGCCGAAGAAGAACCCCTACAGCCTCGACGACATCATCCCCGAAGAGCCAAACAAGGCCTACGACGTGATGGAGGTCATCGACCGCGTTGTCGACCGGGATTCGTTCGTCGAGATGAAGCCGGATTTCGCGCCCGAACTCGTCACCGGACTCGGACGCATCGACGGTCAAGTCGTCGGCATCGTCGCCAACCAACCCGACCACATCTCCGGCGCCATCTTCCCGGATTCCGCCGACAAGGGTGCCGGGTTCGTCTGGACGTGTGACGCATACAACATCCCGCTCGTGTACCTCTGTGATACGCCCGGATTCATGATCGGCTCACAGGTCGAAAAGGAGGGCGTCCTCCGGCGCGGCCGGAAGTTCATCTACGCCACCTCCAACGCCCAGGTGCCGAAGTTCTGTGTCATCACTCGCAAGGCCTACGGCGCCGGCATCTACGCGATGGCCGGCCCCTCGTTCGGCCCCGACGCGACGCTGGCGCTGCCCTCCGCCGAAATCTCGGTAATGGGGCCCGACGCCGCCGTCCACGCACTGTTCGGCGGCCAAATCGAGGACATGGACGGGGACGCCAAGGACGCCTTCATCGAATCCGCCAAACAGGAGTTCGACAAGTACATCGACATCAAAAAGCAGGCCGGCAAGATGCAGGTCGACGAACTGATTCCCGCCGGCGACCTTCGGGAACAACTCGAAGTGCGCCTCGACACCTACAAAACGAAACAGCGGGACGACCGGCCGCGGCACCACGGGACGGTTTTCTTCTAG
- a CDS encoding helix-turn-helix domain-containing protein, which produces MRYFDFTLTPEDGAIHPVDRAIAETGAISRISLMHIDALGDGTGVLLYRLKGNPEVLVPDIGDHPDVISYDLLEADDEEFHLYLHIEPGNPAGALMMLAEKYALMIDTPIDFTRRGALRLTVIGAHDMVKGAIEELPDDISVNIEQVGSYTPDRQDTLSELTERQLEVFRKAVELGYYEIPRKATHEDIADRLECAPSTVDEHLRKAESRVLRTLVG; this is translated from the coding sequence ATGCGATACTTCGATTTCACGTTGACCCCGGAGGACGGCGCGATTCATCCCGTAGACCGGGCTATCGCGGAGACAGGGGCCATCTCGCGCATCTCGCTCATGCACATCGACGCCCTCGGCGACGGGACGGGCGTGTTGCTTTACCGTCTCAAGGGCAATCCCGAGGTGTTGGTTCCCGATATCGGCGACCATCCGGACGTGATTTCCTACGACCTCCTTGAGGCCGACGACGAGGAGTTCCACCTGTATCTCCACATCGAACCCGGGAACCCCGCCGGGGCGTTGATGATGCTCGCGGAAAAGTACGCGCTGATGATTGACACCCCAATCGACTTCACTCGGCGCGGGGCTCTCCGATTGACCGTCATCGGCGCCCACGACATGGTGAAAGGGGCGATCGAGGAGCTCCCGGACGACATCTCGGTCAACATCGAGCAGGTCGGCTCCTACACGCCGGACCGACAGGACACCCTCTCGGAACTCACCGAGCGACAACTGGAGGTGTTCCGAAAGGCCGTCGAGTTGGGGTACTACGAGATTCCGCGCAAGGCGACCCACGAGGACATCGCCGACCGACTGGAGTGTGCGCCCTCGACGGTCGACGAACACCTCCGGAAGGCCGAGTCGCGGGTGCTGCGGACGCTGGTGGGGTAG
- a CDS encoding translation initiation factor eIF-2B — MIDETANEIREMQTHSSSTVAIKAAEALRELLDREYATVEEYVRSLDRNSSALRRAQPSHASLHSTQREIVARVEDGDPDTVEEAKDLTESAIEAIVDDVETAKHEAAQHAVELLPDGATVLTHDYSSTVLEAIELAAQKGHHIEVYVTEARPRFLGRKTARTLAEVDRVDVTLIVDSAAGHFLDECDRVVLGMDCIVDDTLYNRVGTFPIAASAAELAVPVSVFGASAKLIDEGFAFENDFRSPSEVMREPAEGFAIENPAYDATPTHLLENVVTDDGIHKPE, encoded by the coding sequence ATGATAGACGAGACTGCAAACGAGATTCGGGAGATGCAAACCCACTCCTCGTCGACCGTCGCAATCAAGGCCGCCGAGGCGTTGCGGGAGCTCCTCGACCGCGAGTACGCGACCGTCGAGGAGTACGTCCGTTCGCTGGACCGCAACAGCAGCGCCCTCCGGCGCGCCCAACCCTCCCACGCGTCGCTGCACAGCACCCAACGCGAAATCGTCGCCCGCGTCGAGGACGGCGACCCCGACACCGTCGAGGAAGCGAAGGACCTCACCGAGTCGGCCATCGAGGCCATCGTCGACGACGTCGAAACGGCGAAACACGAGGCCGCCCAACACGCCGTCGAACTGCTACCAGACGGCGCGACGGTGTTGACTCACGACTACTCCTCGACGGTGCTCGAGGCCATCGAACTCGCGGCCCAGAAGGGACACCACATCGAGGTGTACGTCACCGAAGCACGCCCCCGGTTTCTCGGTCGGAAGACCGCTCGGACGCTGGCGGAGGTCGACCGCGTCGACGTAACGCTCATCGTCGACAGCGCCGCCGGCCACTTCCTCGACGAGTGCGACCGCGTCGTCCTCGGAATGGACTGTATAGTCGACGACACGCTGTACAACCGCGTCGGGACGTTCCCCATCGCCGCGTCTGCGGCGGAGTTGGCCGTTCCCGTCTCGGTGTTCGGCGCGAGCGCGAAGCTCATCGACGAGGGGTTCGCCTTCGAGAACGACTTCCGCTCTCCGAGCGAGGTAATGCGAGAACCGGCGGAGGGCTTCGCCATCGAGAACCCGGCGTACGACGCGACGCCGACGCACCTCCTAGAGAACGTCGTGACGGACGACGGAATTCACAAACCCGAGTAG